One genomic region from Longimicrobium sp. encodes:
- the bshB1 gene encoding bacillithiol biosynthesis deacetylase BshB1, whose product MSEASEETAVDLLAIAAHRDDVELLAGGTIARAASQGYRVGILDLTAGETGTDGSAALRGQEAEAAARVLGVAVRRNAGLPDAGLQNTPETRRVVVGLVRAFRPRVVILPYPNGRHPDHRIASQLGYDACFLAGLRRFDAPGEPHRPHKLLYALAFREDAVKPSFVVDVTAQMDTKMEAIRCYASQFDGKTWGGEVFPGGDRPLYDQVRMHAARYGSLIRTEYGEPFYIAETMEVEDVVGLSVRSI is encoded by the coding sequence GTGAGCGAAGCTTCTGAAGAGACGGCGGTGGACCTGCTGGCCATCGCGGCGCACCGCGACGACGTGGAGCTGCTGGCGGGGGGGACGATCGCCCGCGCCGCGTCGCAGGGGTACCGCGTGGGTATCCTGGACCTGACGGCGGGGGAGACGGGGACGGACGGGAGCGCCGCACTGCGCGGGCAGGAGGCGGAGGCGGCGGCGCGGGTGCTGGGGGTGGCCGTGCGGCGCAACGCCGGGCTCCCCGACGCCGGGCTTCAGAACACGCCGGAGACGCGGCGCGTCGTGGTGGGGCTAGTGCGGGCGTTTCGGCCGCGCGTGGTGATCCTCCCCTACCCCAACGGGCGCCACCCCGACCATCGCATCGCGTCGCAGCTCGGCTACGATGCGTGCTTCCTGGCGGGCCTCCGCCGCTTCGACGCGCCCGGCGAGCCGCACCGCCCCCACAAGCTCCTCTACGCTCTCGCCTTCCGCGAGGACGCCGTCAAGCCGAGCTTCGTAGTGGACGTCACCGCGCAGATGGACACCAAGATGGAGGCCATCCGCTGCTACGCCTCGCAGTTCGACGGCAAGACGTGGGGCGGCGAGGTCTTCCCCGGCGGCGACCGCCCGCTCTACGACCAGGTCCGCATGCACGCCGCGCGCTACGGTTCCCTGATCCGCACCGAATACGGCGAGCCCTTTTACATCGCCGAAACGATGGAGGTCGAGGACGTGGTGGGGCTGTCGGTGCGGAGTATCTAG
- a CDS encoding ABC transporter permease codes for MNITSTREGIGIALDALRSNKVRAFLTTLGIVIGVATVMTMAAAITGFRAMVMEGIESIGPNNFIASRFDPTALTFSDDGKDPTEGKPPLTFADAEMLEALPAVRTVATSIDAGGEVRMGSRAVSGVQIMGRSSDWVEYSKGDFLRGNNFLSVHDQRASNIAVLSPDLAEQLFPATDPVGRSVRIQGREFRVAGVYKLKDNIFASAMKNWVVVPSTTAIKELGANKEWMDFLVVTERGFTQERAMDDVTAALRSARGLRPAEENNFALIRQEAFKKMFDRLTGVFFIVMVVLSSIGLIVGGVGVVGIMMISVTERTREIGVRKALGAKASEILWQFLVESVTVTVIGGAIGLAVATAFAGLITALTPVNATIPLWAIVASIMASGGAGIVFGLYPANKAARLDPVEALRHE; via the coding sequence ATGAACATCACTTCGACGCGCGAGGGGATCGGCATCGCCCTCGACGCACTGCGCTCCAACAAGGTCCGCGCCTTCCTCACCACGCTCGGCATCGTGATCGGCGTGGCGACGGTGATGACGATGGCCGCCGCCATCACCGGCTTCCGCGCCATGGTGATGGAGGGGATCGAGTCGATCGGCCCCAACAACTTCATCGCCTCGCGCTTCGACCCCACGGCGCTCACCTTCAGCGACGACGGCAAGGACCCCACGGAGGGGAAGCCGCCGCTGACCTTTGCCGACGCGGAGATGCTGGAAGCGCTCCCGGCGGTGCGGACGGTCGCCACCTCGATCGACGCGGGCGGCGAGGTGCGCATGGGATCGCGCGCCGTGAGCGGCGTGCAGATCATGGGGCGCTCGTCGGACTGGGTGGAGTACTCCAAGGGCGACTTCCTGCGGGGGAACAACTTCCTTTCGGTGCACGACCAGCGCGCCTCCAACATCGCGGTGCTGTCGCCGGACCTGGCGGAGCAGCTCTTCCCCGCCACGGACCCGGTGGGGCGCTCGGTGCGCATTCAGGGGCGCGAGTTCCGGGTGGCGGGGGTCTACAAGCTCAAGGACAACATCTTCGCCTCGGCGATGAAGAACTGGGTGGTCGTCCCCTCCACCACCGCCATCAAGGAGCTGGGCGCCAACAAGGAGTGGATGGACTTCCTGGTGGTCACCGAGCGCGGCTTCACGCAGGAGCGCGCCATGGACGACGTGACCGCCGCCCTGCGCAGCGCGCGCGGCCTGCGCCCGGCCGAGGAGAACAACTTCGCGCTGATCCGGCAGGAGGCGTTCAAGAAGATGTTCGACCGCCTCACCGGCGTCTTCTTCATCGTGATGGTGGTGCTCTCGTCGATCGGCCTGATCGTGGGCGGCGTGGGCGTGGTGGGGATCATGATGATCTCGGTGACGGAGCGGACGCGCGAGATCGGCGTGCGCAAGGCGCTGGGCGCCAAGGCGAGCGAGATCCTCTGGCAGTTCCTGGTGGAGTCGGTCACGGTGACGGTGATCGGCGGCGCCATCGGCCTGGCGGTGGCCACCGCGTTCGCCGGGCTGATCACGGCCCTGACCCCGGTCAACGCCACCATCCCGCTGTGGGCGATCGTCGCGTCGATCATGGCTTCGGGCGGCGCGGGGATCGTGTTCGGGCTGTACCCGGCCAACAAGGCCGCGCGGCTGGACCCGGTGGAGGCGCTGCGGCACGAGTAG
- a CDS encoding ABC transporter permease, giving the protein MNAREAVRIALSMIRANKLRAFFTVLGTVVGVTFLIAVITLITGMNAYMKEEFAGKILGFNTINVRRLPSVGGGPVDEAQWREWQRRPRLTHDDARFLEERVQTPGLLSYAYDEDGKVGDGRGKVVQGVNIIGASANFFNVRDLKIARGRTYTESEADRGVPVVVLGEEVAKKLFEGLPVLGKEVRIQGTPFRVIGVMEEQGSLFGMSMDRMVVAPIRSPLNGSLFRNNVAEDIYFRVPDASLMARGQSELEGLMRVRHRLRPGADNDFMLETADEALGFWDKISTFLLMALPLLVAVSLVVGAVVIMNIMLVSVSERTREIGVRKSLGARRKDILLQFLVEAGTLSGAGGVLGIASGIALAYAVSAISPIPARVSPGSILLAILLGIGVGLMAGVYPAYRASRLDPIVALRAD; this is encoded by the coding sequence ATGAACGCCCGCGAGGCGGTGCGGATCGCGCTCTCCATGATCCGCGCCAACAAGCTGCGCGCCTTCTTCACCGTGCTCGGCACGGTGGTGGGCGTCACCTTCCTGATCGCCGTCATCACCCTGATCACGGGGATGAACGCGTACATGAAGGAGGAGTTCGCGGGCAAGATCCTGGGCTTCAACACCATCAACGTGCGCCGCCTTCCCTCGGTGGGCGGCGGGCCGGTGGACGAGGCGCAGTGGCGCGAGTGGCAGCGGCGCCCCCGCCTGACCCACGACGACGCGCGCTTCCTGGAGGAGCGCGTGCAGACGCCCGGCCTCCTGTCGTACGCGTACGACGAGGACGGCAAGGTGGGCGACGGGCGCGGCAAGGTGGTGCAGGGAGTGAACATCATCGGCGCGTCGGCCAACTTCTTCAACGTGCGCGATCTCAAGATCGCGCGCGGCCGCACCTACACCGAGAGTGAGGCCGACCGCGGCGTTCCCGTGGTGGTGCTGGGCGAGGAGGTGGCGAAGAAGCTCTTTGAAGGCCTGCCCGTGCTGGGGAAGGAGGTGCGCATCCAGGGCACCCCCTTTCGGGTCATCGGCGTGATGGAGGAGCAGGGATCGCTCTTCGGGATGTCGATGGACCGCATGGTGGTGGCGCCGATCCGCTCGCCGCTCAATGGGTCGCTCTTCCGCAACAACGTCGCGGAAGACATCTACTTCCGCGTGCCGGACGCGAGCCTGATGGCGCGCGGCCAGAGCGAGCTGGAGGGGCTGATGCGGGTTCGCCACCGCCTGCGCCCCGGCGCCGACAACGACTTCATGCTGGAGACGGCCGACGAGGCGCTCGGCTTCTGGGACAAGATCTCCACCTTTCTGCTGATGGCGCTGCCGCTGCTGGTGGCGGTGTCGCTGGTGGTGGGCGCGGTGGTCATCATGAACATCATGCTCGTCTCCGTCAGCGAGCGCACCCGTGAGATCGGGGTGCGCAAGTCGCTGGGCGCGCGCCGCAAGGACATCCTCCTCCAGTTCCTGGTGGAGGCCGGCACCCTCTCCGGCGCGGGCGGCGTGCTCGGGATCGCCTCGGGGATCGCGCTGGCGTACGCCGTGTCGGCCATCTCGCCGATCCCGGCGCGGGTGTCGCCCGGCTCCATCCTTCTGGCGATCCTGCTGGGGATCGGGGTGGGGCTCATGGCGGGGGTGTACCCGGCCTACCGCGCCTCGCGGCTGGACCCCATCGTCGCCCTGCGGGCGGACTGA
- a CDS encoding ABC transporter ATP-binding protein translates to MTSALIEVRGLQKQYVMGAETVRALRGVDLVIERNEYVAIMGPSGSGKSTFMNLIGCLDTPSAGEYVLNGQRVAGMKDDDLARIRNREIGFVFQTFNLLPRSTALENVELPLVYAGVGKAERKERAAGALAAVELGDRMDHRPNELSGGQRQRVAIARALVTRPSIILADEPTGNLDSRTSEEIMALFHRLHAEGQTIIMVTHEPDIAAHADRVVMLKDGVIASDRRQTRVPVGVLAARPESALAEA, encoded by the coding sequence GTGACCTCCGCGCTGATCGAGGTCCGCGGGCTCCAGAAGCAGTACGTGATGGGCGCGGAGACGGTGCGCGCCCTCCGCGGAGTGGACCTGGTGATCGAGCGAAACGAGTACGTGGCCATCATGGGCCCGTCCGGCTCGGGCAAGTCCACCTTCATGAACCTCATCGGCTGCCTGGACACGCCATCGGCCGGCGAGTACGTGCTCAACGGCCAGCGCGTGGCGGGGATGAAGGACGACGACCTGGCGCGCATCCGCAACCGCGAGATCGGCTTCGTGTTCCAGACCTTCAACCTCCTTCCCCGCTCCACCGCGCTGGAGAACGTGGAGCTGCCGCTGGTCTACGCCGGCGTGGGGAAGGCGGAGCGGAAGGAGCGCGCCGCCGGGGCCCTGGCCGCCGTGGAGCTCGGCGACCGCATGGACCACCGCCCCAACGAGCTCTCGGGCGGGCAGCGGCAGCGCGTGGCGATCGCGCGGGCGCTGGTGACGCGCCCCTCCATCATCCTGGCCGACGAGCCCACGGGAAACCTGGACTCGCGCACGTCGGAGGAGATCATGGCGCTCTTCCACCGGCTGCACGCGGAGGGGCAGACCATCATCATGGTGACGCACGAGCCTGACATCGCGGCGCACGCGGACCGCGTGGTGATGCTCAAGGACGGCGTCATCGCCAGCGACCGCAGGCAGACGCGCGTGCCGGTGGGCGTGCTGGCCGCGCGCCCCGAAAGCGCGCTCGCGGAGGCCTGA
- a CDS encoding efflux RND transporter periplasmic adaptor subunit → MSSKKIIIGVAILASVGGLAGVAVAKRGPSGALVRTEVVARRDLISVVTASGKIEPKRKVDISADIPGRVIRVAVEEGQWVDRGALLISIDPSQYQSAVRRAEAAVAQSRAREAQARAQLLKAQNDARRAEMLSQGRDQLISAQDLDQARTQGNVAGAELQAARFAVAQAQAALSEARDNLSKTTIVAPMSGRVTRLNIEEGETAVVGTMNNPGSLLLTVADLSVMEAKIKVDETEVPNVSIGDSAAVRIDAFPDQSFSGRVTRIGNSAVQTAAGQAGASDQQSVDFEVVITLDHPPASLRPDLSATADVVTEARRNVLSVPIIALTVRDREGKKFSQDSDDDGDAEQPAAQVEADKRSRRANEVMGVFVMRDGKADWVPVEIGIAGDRYFEIRKGLRGGETVVSGSYQAVRDLQDDDAVRVETPKEGEQAKAKGAK, encoded by the coding sequence ATGTCGAGCAAGAAGATCATCATCGGGGTGGCGATCCTGGCTTCCGTGGGCGGGCTGGCCGGGGTGGCGGTGGCCAAGCGCGGCCCCAGCGGCGCGCTGGTGCGCACCGAGGTGGTGGCGCGGCGCGACCTGATCTCGGTCGTGACGGCCAGCGGCAAGATCGAGCCGAAGCGCAAGGTGGACATCTCGGCCGACATCCCGGGGCGCGTGATCCGGGTGGCGGTGGAGGAAGGGCAGTGGGTGGACCGCGGCGCGCTCCTCATCAGCATCGACCCAAGCCAGTACCAGAGCGCGGTGCGCCGCGCCGAGGCGGCGGTGGCGCAGTCGCGTGCCCGCGAGGCGCAGGCCCGCGCGCAGCTCCTGAAGGCGCAGAACGACGCGCGCCGCGCGGAGATGCTGTCGCAGGGCCGGGACCAGCTCATCTCCGCCCAGGACCTGGACCAGGCGCGCACGCAGGGGAACGTGGCCGGGGCCGAGCTGCAGGCCGCCCGCTTCGCCGTGGCGCAGGCGCAGGCCGCCCTCAGCGAGGCGCGCGACAACCTCTCCAAGACCACCATCGTGGCGCCGATGAGCGGCCGCGTCACCCGCCTCAACATCGAGGAAGGGGAGACGGCGGTGGTGGGGACGATGAACAACCCGGGGTCGCTGCTGCTGACCGTGGCGGACCTGAGCGTGATGGAGGCCAAGATCAAGGTCGACGAGACCGAGGTCCCCAACGTGAGCATCGGCGACAGCGCGGCGGTGCGCATCGACGCCTTCCCGGACCAGAGCTTCAGCGGCCGCGTGACCCGCATCGGCAACAGCGCGGTGCAGACCGCAGCCGGGCAGGCGGGCGCCAGCGACCAGCAGTCGGTGGACTTCGAGGTGGTGATCACCCTCGACCACCCGCCCGCCTCGCTGCGCCCCGACCTCTCCGCCACGGCCGACGTGGTGACGGAGGCGCGCCGCAACGTCCTCTCGGTGCCCATCATCGCCCTGACGGTGCGCGACCGCGAGGGGAAGAAGTTCTCGCAGGACTCGGACGACGACGGCGACGCGGAGCAGCCCGCCGCGCAGGTGGAGGCCGACAAGCGCTCGCGCCGCGCCAACGAGGTGATGGGCGTCTTCGTGATGCGCGACGGCAAGGCGGACTGGGTGCCGGTGGAGATCGGCATCGCCGGCGACCGCTACTTCGAGATCCGCAAGGGCCTCCGTGGCGGCGAGACGGTGGTATCCGGCAGCTACCAGGCCGTGCGCGACCTGCAGGACGACGACGCGGTGCGGGTGGAGACGCCCAAGGAAGGGGAGCAGGCGAAGGCGAAGGGGGCGAAGTGA